A DNA window from Camelina sativa cultivar DH55 chromosome 17, Cs, whole genome shotgun sequence contains the following coding sequences:
- the LOC109129866 gene encoding uncharacterized protein LOC109129866, with the protein MPGEQSSIIISVVYASNAEDQRKELWKEIVVMGTSQLVSNKPWILLGDFNQILHPHEHSRYLHPNVDHNIRDFKSCLLDAELADLVFRGNSFTWWNKNKERPVAKKLDRILVNESWNIKYPSSLATFGEPDFSDHASCGVTLDATQIRAKRPFKFYNYLFQNAEFITLIRANWFSLNIVGSAMYRVSKKLKSLKKPIKDFSRQNYSDLEKRTLEAHENLLSCQRSTLADPTATNAMMELEAQTKWTVLAAAEESFFYQKSRVTWFAEGDGNTRYFHRMADSRKAINTIHCMKDDHGNSFDTQEEITSHCADYFENLLTEEEDPCTMEQADMDLLLTFRCSPAQKTDVISPSQSAFLPGRSLAENVLLATKLVHGYNWRNISPRGMLKVDLRKAFDSVRWDFVISALRAIQVPQRFIDWVYQCISTPTFTVSVNGCNGGFFKSSKGLRQGDPLSPYLFVLAMEVFSKLLQSRYDAGYIHYHPQALDPSISHLMFADDVMIFFDGGHSSLHGICETLDDFASWSGLKVNRDKSQLFHAGLNTNECNEIVAYGFPQGTLPIRYMGLPLMHRKLKIAEYEPLLEKLTSRFRSWATKSLSFTGRLQLISTVIFGSINFWMSTFLLPKGCIQKIESLCAKFLWSGNIDEVKGAKVAWETVCLPKTEGGLGLRRLTEWNKTLNLRLIWSLFKPGNSLWSAWNHQHHIRNSTFWAVTSTNKDSASWKTLLSLRPLAAKFIKCRVGNGRRASFWYDNWTSLGPLINRIGDHGDRSLRIPLLAKVADAILNEEWKLPLTRSDPARAILDHLRTLPIPNDHS; encoded by the exons ATGCCTGGTGAGCAGAGTTCTATTATTATCTCCGTCGTCTATGCGTCAAATGCAGAAGATCAAAGGAAAGAGTTGTGGAAGGAAATTGTAGTCATGGGTACATCCCAGCTTGTCTCAAACAAACCTTGGATCCTATTGGGTGATTTTAACCAAATCTTGCACCCTCATGAGCATTCAAGGTACTTACATCCAAACGTTGACCATAATATCAGAGACTTCAAAAGCTGCCTTCTGGACGCAGAGCTCGCGGATTTAGTCTTCAGAGGAAATTCCTTCACTTGGTGGAATAAGAACAAAGAGAGGCCTGTAGCAAAAAAGCTCGACCGTATCCTAGTAAATGAATCTTGGAACATCAAATACCCCTCCTCACTTGCCACCTTTGGAGAACCAGACTTCTCTGACCATGCCTCCTGTGGGGTGACGCTTGATGCTACTCAAATCAGAGCAAAGAGGCCATTCAAGTTTTATAACTACCTCTTTCAGAATGCGGAGTTTATAACTCTGATCAGAGCAAACTGGTTCTCATTAAATATAGTAGGATCGGCTATGTATCGTGTCTCCAAGAAGCTCAAGTCTTTGAAAAAACCAATAAAGGACTTCAGTAGACAAAACTATTCGGATTTGGAGAAACGCACTCTGGAAGCACATGAAAACCTTCTCTCGTGCCAAAGGTCCACTCTCGCTGATCCGACTGCGACAAATGCAATGATGGAATTGGAAGCCCAAACAAAGTGGACTGTCCTCGCCGCTGCTGAAGAGAGCTTCTTTTACCAGAAATCAAGGGTTACATGGTTTGCGGAGGGAGACGGTAATACTAGATATTTCCACCGAATGGCAGACTCTCGAAAGGCTATCAACACCATACATTGCATGAAGGATGACCATGGAAATAGTTTTGATACCCAGGAGGAAATCACATCGCATTGTGCTGATTACTTTGAAAATCTATTGACTGAGGAGGAAGACCCTTGCACAATGGAGCAGGCAGATATGGACCTCCTCCTTACTTTCCGATGTTCCCCTGCCCAGAAAA CGGATGTGATCTCTCCGTCTCAATCTGCTTTCCTCCCTGGAAGATCACTGGCCGAGAATGTCCTACTTGCCACTAAACTAGTCCATGGATACAACTGGCGTAATATCTCCCCAAGAGGAATGCTTAAGGTTGATTTACGTAAAGCTTTTGACTCTGTGCGATGGGATTTTGTCATCTCAGCTCTACGAGCCATTCAAGTCCCTCAACGTTTCATTGACTGGGTGTACCAGTGCATAAGCACTCCAACCTTCACTGTATCGGTAAATGGCTGCAATGGTGGTTTTTTCAAAAGCTCCAAGGGTTTAAGACAGGGAGATCCCCTCTCACCGTACCTCTTTGTTTTGGCCATGGAAGTCTTTTCAAAGCTCCTACAATCCAGATACGACGCAGGCTATATCCATTACCACCCACAGGCTCTGGATCCATCTATCTCTCACTTAATGTTCGCCGACGACGTCATGATATTCTTTGACGGTGGGCATTCCTCTCTCCATGGTATATGCGAAACTCTTGATGATTTTGCTTCTTGGTCTGGGCTGAAAGTGAACAGAGACAAGAGTCAGCTTTTTCACGCAGGTTTGAATACAAATGAGTGCAATGAAATTGTAGCCTATGGTTTTCCTCAAGGTACTCTACCTATCAGATATATGGGGCTTCCTTTGATGCATCGCAAGCTCAAAATCGCGGAATACGAACCCCTCCTGGAGAAACTCACCAGTAGATTCAGATCTTGGGCAACCAAATCACTGTCTTTCACGGGCAGACTCCAGCTGATCTCTACTGTCATTTTCGGATCAATCAACTTTTGGATGTCCACTTTCCTTCTTCCAAAGGGATGCATACAAAAGATAGAGAGCTTATGTGCAAAATTCCTTTGGTCTGGAAATATTGACGAGGTAAAAGGTGCAAAGGTTGCTTGGGAAACAGTCTGCCTGCCAAAAACTGAAGGAGGCCTCGGTCTTAGAAGATTAACAGAATGGAACAAAACCTTAAACCTCAGGCTTATTTGGTCTTTATTCAAACCTGGAAACTCTCTGTGGTCCGCGTGGAACCATCAACACCATATCAGGAACTCCACTTTCTGGGCAGTGACAAGCACAAACAAAGACTCTGCATCCTGGAAAACTCTCCTGTCTCTCAGACCGTTGGCAGCGAAGTTCATAAAATGCAGAGTCGGAAATGGTCGACGAGCATCTTTCTGGTATGACAACTGGACCTCCCTTGGTCCTTTAATAAACCGCATTGGAGACCATGGAGATCGTTCCCTGCGAATTCCTTTGCTGGCAAAAGTCGCAGACGCCATATTAAACGAGGAGTGGAAGCTCCCTCTTACCAGGTCGGACCCGGCAAGGGCAATCCTCGATCACCTCCGAACATTACCCATCCCAAATGATCACTCGTAG